A genomic window from Arthrobacter sp. FW305-BF8 includes:
- a CDS encoding carbohydrate kinase family protein, whose product MEANPARRFDPLSAVRTQAAGEFDLLLAGTVFQDIIFTGLPHAPEPGTEIWSEGMGSCPGGVANQAIAAARLGLRTGLAAAFGDDGYGDYNWKILDRQEHVDLSLSRRVPGWHSPVTVSLSVNHDRSMVTHGHPAPVTSSELIGNPPRALAAVADLGHELEPWALAAHKEGVKLFGDVGWDPTGEWAHARLANLQHFHAFMPNQREAMAFTGKDDPWAALYSLADRVPVAVVTLGAQGAVAVDSETGEEEWVPSLPVAAYDPTGAGDCFGAAFIVGSLAGWPLGDRLRFANLCAALAVQEVGGSLAAPGWGDIADWWKRANARPERRGSQWLRRYSFLADIVRDVPLQAQRRAAATIAHLSDA is encoded by the coding sequence ATGGAGGCGAATCCCGCACGCCGTTTCGACCCGCTCTCGGCCGTCCGTACCCAGGCGGCCGGCGAGTTCGACCTGCTGCTGGCCGGGACCGTTTTTCAGGACATCATCTTCACCGGCCTGCCGCATGCGCCCGAGCCCGGAACAGAAATCTGGAGTGAAGGGATGGGCAGCTGCCCCGGTGGCGTGGCCAACCAGGCCATCGCAGCTGCGCGCCTTGGCTTGCGGACCGGACTGGCGGCGGCCTTCGGCGACGACGGCTACGGCGACTACAACTGGAAAATCCTGGACCGGCAGGAGCATGTGGACCTGTCCCTGTCCCGCCGGGTCCCGGGCTGGCACTCGCCGGTGACCGTATCCCTCAGCGTGAACCACGACCGCTCGATGGTCACGCACGGGCACCCGGCGCCGGTGACCTCCTCCGAACTGATCGGGAATCCGCCCCGCGCGCTGGCAGCAGTGGCGGACCTCGGGCATGAACTGGAGCCATGGGCGCTCGCGGCGCACAAGGAGGGCGTGAAGCTGTTCGGCGACGTCGGCTGGGACCCCACCGGCGAGTGGGCCCACGCGCGGCTGGCGAACCTGCAGCACTTCCACGCCTTCATGCCCAACCAGCGCGAGGCCATGGCCTTCACCGGCAAGGACGATCCCTGGGCGGCGCTGTACTCCCTGGCGGACCGGGTGCCGGTGGCGGTGGTGACCCTGGGGGCGCAGGGGGCCGTGGCCGTGGATTCGGAAACCGGCGAGGAGGAGTGGGTGCCTTCCCTGCCCGTGGCCGCCTATGATCCCACCGGTGCCGGGGACTGCTTCGGAGCCGCGTTCATCGTCGGCAGTTTGGCAGGGTGGCCCCTCGGCGACCGGCTGCGGTTCGCCAACCTCTGTGCCGCGCTGGCGGTCCAGGAGGTGGGCGGCTCCCTCGCGGCGCCGGGCTGGGGCGACATCGCTGACTGGTGGAAGCGCGCCAACGCCCGGCCGGAACGCCGCGGCAGCCAGTGGCTGCGCCGCTACTCCTTCCTCGCCGACATCGTCCGGGACGTTCCTCTGCAGGCGCAGCGGCGCGCGGCCGCCACCATTGCGCACCTCTCGGACGCCTGA
- a CDS encoding MerR family transcriptional regulator: MQLKELSERTGVSPASIKFYLREGLLPAGRSVHATRAEYAELHVSRLELIQALRRVVGLNIAQIGSLLRMADDGVPRLELLAAVQRTVLGLDAVGTEHGDMQSWAGDAVVRFRNWPDVPSDARNSLNAHLALMESLGVQVPDTLLDAYSQAVDAIATVDISATTAPDDVNELIMTAAVGMHLHGQLVLKLLALAQASHAIRRYTKDA, encoded by the coding sequence ATGCAGCTGAAGGAACTCAGCGAGCGGACGGGAGTCTCCCCCGCCAGCATCAAGTTCTACCTCCGCGAGGGGCTGCTGCCCGCGGGCCGATCGGTGCACGCCACCCGGGCGGAGTATGCGGAACTCCACGTGAGCCGGCTGGAACTTATCCAGGCGCTGCGGCGTGTGGTCGGACTGAATATCGCCCAGATCGGTTCCCTGCTCAGGATGGCCGACGACGGCGTCCCCCGCCTTGAGCTCTTGGCCGCAGTCCAGCGCACGGTGCTGGGCCTCGACGCGGTGGGCACCGAGCATGGCGACATGCAGTCATGGGCGGGAGACGCCGTCGTCCGTTTCCGGAACTGGCCGGACGTGCCGAGCGACGCCAGAAACTCGCTCAATGCCCACTTGGCCCTGATGGAAAGTCTCGGCGTGCAGGTGCCCGACACCTTGCTCGACGCCTACAGCCAAGCGGTGGACGCCATTGCCACGGTGGACATATCGGCCACCACGGCGCCGGACGACGTCAATGAGCTGATCATGACTGCGGCTGTCGGCATGCACCTCCACGGCCAACTGGTCCTGAAGCTGCTGGCCCTTGCCCAGGCGAGCCACGCGATTCGGCGCTACACAAAGGACGCTTAA
- a CDS encoding endonuclease domain-containing protein: MQRRTDLPVSLVSAPFTLGSAKASGVPPNRLRRSDVAHVSRDLYRPTAWSFELEAAARALSAASPGAWISHVTAARIRSQILPPWLADSTELHLSKPHSLPEVRRKGVIGHSVLAAEGEIEFVDGIRISSRSRTWLDMARRLSESELVCMGDELIRVPRAEFEDRTEPFDTLEGLRSLVGRHPNLQGVVRARAAIERMRVGADSAPESLLRLAMEDAGLPEPQLQVPLREDKTIGPTADLGYRHRKLAIQYDGDHHLLEPQVFSDRRRDKAFEAAGWTVVVFGKKDLADGFERAIRLIRRGMRRSRLDHPQASGFADAD; this comes from the coding sequence ATGCAAAGACGAACCGATCTACCTGTCAGCCTGGTGTCTGCCCCCTTCACCTTGGGATCCGCGAAAGCTTCAGGTGTTCCACCCAACAGACTGCGCCGGTCCGATGTCGCGCATGTAAGTCGTGATCTGTACCGCCCGACTGCCTGGAGCTTCGAGCTTGAGGCGGCGGCACGGGCACTTTCTGCGGCATCGCCCGGCGCTTGGATCTCGCACGTCACAGCGGCTCGGATTCGAAGCCAGATCCTCCCGCCGTGGCTGGCGGACTCGACGGAGCTGCATCTGAGCAAACCGCATTCCCTGCCGGAAGTGCGGCGAAAAGGGGTGATCGGGCACAGCGTGCTGGCAGCGGAGGGTGAGATCGAATTCGTCGACGGCATCCGAATCAGCAGCAGGTCCCGCACCTGGCTCGATATGGCGAGACGGCTGTCGGAGAGTGAACTGGTCTGCATGGGCGATGAACTGATTCGCGTTCCGAGAGCGGAATTCGAAGACCGCACCGAGCCGTTCGACACGCTGGAGGGATTGCGGTCCCTCGTGGGCCGCCATCCGAATCTTCAGGGAGTGGTCCGGGCGCGCGCCGCGATCGAGCGAATGCGCGTCGGGGCGGATTCTGCGCCTGAGTCACTACTCCGCCTCGCGATGGAGGACGCAGGCCTTCCGGAGCCTCAGCTGCAGGTGCCGCTGCGAGAGGACAAGACCATCGGGCCGACTGCCGATCTCGGGTACAGGCACCGGAAGCTGGCCATACAGTACGACGGCGACCACCACCTTCTCGAGCCCCAAGTCTTCAGCGATAGGCGGCGTGACAAAGCCTTCGAGGCAGCCGGGTGGACCGTTGTTGTGTTTGGCAAGAAGGATTTGGCGGACGGCTTCGAGCGTGCCATCCGCCTGATCAGACGGGGAATGCGCAGGAGTCGGCTGGATCATCCTCAGGCGTCGGGTTTCGCCGATGCCGACTGA
- a CDS encoding family 4 glycosyl hydrolase — protein sequence MRLMIAGGGGFRVPLVYRALCSGPYSGLVSEVVLFDVDGGRLAAIEAVLRSMSSDVRGAPDGSSAVERSWLPPAVTSTTSLPHALKGTDIVFAAIRPGGTAGRVADERVPQDLGLLGQETTGAGGISYALRSIPAMLELAASMRTHCPDAWLINFTNPAGMVTEALVPVLGRKVIGICDSASALVHRAARAAGAPLPAGRLDGVGYYGLNHLGWLYRLESGGRDVLPGLLADAEALAGFEEGSLFPQPFLRDLGLLPNEYLFYYYETVRAAAGMRAMARTRGESIHGQQAELYPRLATAGDEAYGMWEAARRSREEGYLAEARSGGEARHPEDLAGGGYEQVALAVMRALAGGPGVDGAGVASAAELILNTPNSAGQSPALAGGSQAAIPGLPADAVVEIPCTVTPEGAVPIPQARPAPPQLSLLQQVKKVELLAVRAASTGDREAALEAFAEHPLVGSAALANALLTGYEGAFPELPQLWRR from the coding sequence ATGCGGCTCATGATCGCCGGCGGCGGCGGATTCCGGGTTCCCCTCGTTTACCGTGCCCTGTGTTCCGGGCCCTATTCTGGCCTGGTCAGCGAGGTGGTGCTGTTCGACGTCGACGGCGGCCGGCTGGCCGCCATCGAGGCTGTGCTTCGGTCCATGTCTTCGGACGTGAGGGGCGCTCCGGACGGAAGTTCCGCCGTCGAACGTTCATGGCTTCCGCCCGCGGTGACGTCCACGACCTCCCTCCCCCACGCCCTCAAGGGGACGGACATCGTATTCGCCGCCATCCGCCCGGGCGGCACCGCGGGGCGTGTTGCCGACGAACGTGTGCCCCAGGACCTCGGGCTGCTGGGCCAGGAAACCACCGGCGCGGGCGGCATCTCCTACGCGCTGCGGTCCATCCCCGCCATGCTGGAGCTGGCCGCCAGCATGCGCACGCACTGCCCGGACGCCTGGCTGATCAACTTCACCAACCCCGCCGGGATGGTCACCGAGGCGCTGGTTCCCGTGCTGGGCCGGAAGGTGATCGGCATCTGCGATTCCGCCAGCGCCCTGGTACACCGCGCCGCCCGGGCGGCCGGGGCGCCGCTGCCAGCGGGAAGGCTCGACGGCGTGGGCTACTACGGGCTGAACCATCTTGGCTGGCTGTACCGGCTGGAGAGCGGCGGGCGGGATGTCCTCCCCGGCCTGCTGGCCGACGCGGAGGCTCTCGCCGGCTTCGAGGAGGGCAGTCTGTTTCCGCAGCCGTTCCTGCGCGATCTGGGGCTGCTGCCGAACGAGTACCTGTTTTACTACTACGAGACTGTGCGCGCGGCCGCGGGCATGCGGGCCATGGCCAGGACCCGCGGCGAGTCGATCCACGGCCAGCAGGCGGAGCTGTATCCGCGGCTGGCCACGGCAGGCGACGAAGCGTACGGCATGTGGGAGGCCGCGAGGCGGTCCCGCGAGGAAGGGTATCTGGCCGAGGCCAGGTCCGGCGGCGAGGCACGGCACCCCGAGGACCTTGCCGGCGGCGGCTACGAGCAGGTGGCGCTGGCGGTGATGCGGGCGCTGGCTGGGGGTCCCGGCGTCGACGGGGCGGGGGTGGCCAGCGCCGCGGAGCTGATCCTCAACACACCGAACTCCGCTGGACAGTCCCCCGCCTTGGCGGGCGGCTCCCAAGCCGCGATTCCCGGTTTGCCGGCGGACGCCGTCGTCGAAATTCCCTGCACGGTCACGCCGGAGGGGGCAGTGCCCATTCCGCAGGCTCGGCCCGCCCCACCGCAACTCAGCCTGCTGCAGCAGGTCAAGAAAGTGGAGCTGCTCGCTGTCCGTGCGGCTTCTACCGGCGACCGCGAAGCAGCGCTGGAAGCCTTCGCCGAACACCCGCTGGTCGGCTCGGCGGCGCTGGCCAACGCGCTGCTCACCGGCTACGAAGGCGCGTTTCCGGAGTTGCCGCAGTTGTGGCGGCGCTGA
- the alr gene encoding alanine racemase — protein MIYPAATGDRPAVTGPAGTSHGYNRTAHERSAVIDLGAIRHNVRRLAAAAEPAKVMAVVKADAYGHGAVPVARAALEAGASWLGVAHISEALALRAAGIEAPLLAWLHTPESNFGAAVAAGIDIGCSGWELEQIVAAAREQERPARVHLKVDTGLGRNGATVEAWDRLVGEAVEYQDQGLLRVVGIFSHLAVADEPERPETDDQLAAFREVLAIAEDAGVDPEVRHLANTPATLSRPDTHFDLVRVGLGIYGLSPFEGQNSAELGLRPAMTLRTVVSHCKDVHSGQGVSYGFNYRTSGESTLGLIPLGYADGVPRVATGGPVRVEGVTYPVVGRIAMDQMVIDLGPLDVSRGGHSVLGAEAVLFGDGADGGPIADDWARAAGTNNYEIVTRISPRVPRTYINESPSGEAPAGEPPAGEPTATGTPAP, from the coding sequence GTGATTTATCCAGCAGCAACAGGAGACCGCCCGGCAGTAACGGGCCCGGCCGGGACGTCCCACGGTTACAACCGGACGGCCCATGAACGCTCCGCAGTGATCGACCTCGGGGCCATCCGGCACAACGTGCGCCGGCTCGCCGCGGCCGCCGAGCCGGCCAAGGTCATGGCAGTCGTCAAGGCCGACGCCTACGGCCACGGGGCGGTGCCGGTGGCGCGTGCAGCCCTCGAGGCGGGCGCCAGCTGGCTCGGCGTCGCGCACATCTCCGAAGCGCTGGCGCTGCGCGCGGCAGGCATCGAAGCCCCGCTGCTCGCCTGGCTGCACACCCCGGAAAGCAACTTTGGCGCGGCGGTCGCCGCCGGCATCGACATCGGGTGTTCCGGCTGGGAGCTGGAACAGATCGTGGCTGCCGCCCGGGAACAGGAACGGCCGGCGCGCGTCCACCTGAAGGTGGACACCGGACTGGGGCGCAACGGTGCCACCGTCGAGGCGTGGGACCGGCTGGTGGGTGAAGCCGTGGAGTACCAGGACCAGGGGCTGCTGCGCGTGGTGGGCATCTTCTCCCATCTTGCCGTGGCCGACGAGCCCGAGCGCCCGGAAACGGATGACCAGCTCGCCGCGTTCCGCGAGGTGCTGGCCATCGCCGAGGACGCCGGTGTGGACCCCGAAGTCCGCCACCTGGCCAACACCCCGGCCACGCTGTCCAGGCCGGATACGCACTTTGACCTGGTCCGCGTGGGGCTGGGAATCTACGGCCTCTCGCCCTTCGAAGGGCAGAACTCCGCGGAACTGGGCCTCCGGCCCGCGATGACCCTGCGCACCGTCGTGTCCCACTGCAAGGACGTGCACTCGGGCCAGGGCGTCTCCTACGGCTTCAACTACCGCACCTCGGGCGAGAGCACGCTGGGGCTCATTCCGCTCGGTTATGCCGACGGCGTTCCCCGCGTCGCCACCGGCGGCCCCGTCCGGGTGGAGGGCGTCACCTATCCCGTGGTGGGACGGATCGCGATGGACCAGATGGTGATTGACCTCGGCCCGCTGGACGTGTCCCGGGGCGGCCACAGCGTCCTCGGAGCAGAGGCCGTCCTCTTCGGTGACGGTGCCGACGGCGGCCCCATAGCTGACGACTGGGCCCGCGCTGCCGGCACCAACAACTACGAGATCGTCACCCGCATCAGCCCCCGCGTGCCCCGCACCTACATCAACGAATCGCCCAGCGGCGAAGCGCCGGCCGGCGAACCGCCCGCAGGTGAACCGACCGCAACCGGAACCCCGGCGCCATGA
- a CDS encoding DUF2306 domain-containing protein yields the protein MEPWNVLLASHVIAALFVLAIGPFQILRRRRDRIHRTMGHLWVAAMYYVCLSSFWIVSNGHFSWLHGLSAFTIVTVTLGLVSAVRRNIPAHRGNMIGSYIGIAVAFGFAVSVPGRTIPRLLAEDLPTALYVAALVALSVAVVFISLRRGEGRRIQGAGRPADQLPAAASPAGTATSPQ from the coding sequence ATGGAGCCTTGGAATGTACTGCTTGCCAGCCACGTTATTGCCGCCCTTTTTGTCCTTGCCATTGGCCCGTTCCAGATCCTTCGCCGCCGCCGGGACCGCATCCACCGCACCATGGGACACCTGTGGGTCGCGGCCATGTACTACGTCTGCCTCAGCAGTTTCTGGATCGTCAGTAACGGGCACTTCAGCTGGCTTCACGGGCTCTCCGCGTTCACCATCGTGACGGTCACCCTTGGGCTGGTCAGTGCGGTTCGCCGGAACATACCCGCGCATAGGGGAAACATGATCGGCAGCTACATCGGCATCGCTGTGGCGTTCGGCTTCGCAGTCTCTGTGCCAGGTCGTACTATTCCGCGCCTCCTGGCCGAGGATCTGCCGACGGCCCTGTACGTTGCCGCGCTGGTGGCGCTCAGCGTCGCCGTCGTCTTCATTTCGCTTCGGCGCGGCGAGGGCCGTCGCATCCAGGGCGCAGGGCGCCCGGCTGACCAGCTCCCGGCGGCGGCGTCCCCAGCAGGGACCGCGACGAGTCCTCAGTAG
- a CDS encoding formate--tetrahydrofolate ligase encodes MSNSTPLSDTGQSSTPLSDLDIARRAVLRPIEEIAAAAGIDAGAVELYGRFKAKIDPAKLSAPAPAGKVVLVSAMSPTPAGEGKSTTTVGLADSLARAGHKVMVALREPSLGPILGMKGGATGGGLSQVLPMDEINLHFTGDFHAVTSANNALMALVDNHIYQGNELNIDPRRMTFKRVLDMNDRSLREVVVGLGGPSQGVPRQDGFDITVASEIMAVFCLATDVADLRDRLGRITFGYTYDRTPVTVADLGVQGALTLLLKDAIKPNLVQTIAGTPALVHGGPFANIAHGCNSLIATQTARRLADIVVTEAGFGADLGAEKFMDIKARIADVAPAAVVVVATVRALKMQGGVHKDRLKEANVEALAAGVVNLRRHVRNVERFGVTPVVAINKFPADTLEELNWLLGWCAGEGIQAAVADIWGKGGGGDGGDELAAKVAAAVSGPSSFRHLYPLGMSVEDKIRTIVQEIYGADGVDFSVPALRRLADIEKNGWSGLPVCMAKTQYSFTDDASRLGAPKGFTIHVRDLIPKTGAGFIVALTGAVMTMPGLPAVPAAMRMDVDDDGNPIGLF; translated from the coding sequence ATGTCTAACAGCACTCCCCTGAGCGATACCGGCCAGAGCAGCACTCCCCTGAGCGACCTGGACATTGCCCGCAGGGCAGTGCTCCGGCCGATCGAGGAAATCGCCGCGGCCGCCGGCATCGACGCAGGGGCTGTGGAGCTGTATGGCCGCTTCAAAGCCAAAATCGACCCCGCGAAGCTGTCAGCGCCGGCGCCCGCCGGAAAAGTGGTCCTGGTTTCGGCGATGTCGCCAACGCCCGCCGGGGAAGGAAAATCGACAACGACGGTGGGACTTGCGGATTCATTGGCGCGGGCGGGCCACAAGGTGATGGTCGCACTGCGGGAGCCCTCGCTCGGGCCGATCCTCGGCATGAAGGGCGGGGCCACGGGCGGCGGGCTGTCCCAGGTGCTGCCCATGGACGAGATCAACTTGCACTTCACCGGCGACTTCCATGCCGTCACGTCCGCCAACAATGCCCTCATGGCCCTCGTGGACAACCACATCTACCAGGGCAACGAACTAAACATCGATCCGCGCCGGATGACGTTCAAGCGGGTCCTGGACATGAACGACCGTTCCCTTCGCGAGGTGGTCGTTGGTCTCGGCGGGCCTTCACAGGGTGTACCCCGCCAGGACGGCTTCGACATCACGGTCGCATCAGAAATCATGGCGGTCTTTTGCCTCGCCACCGACGTGGCCGATCTCCGGGACCGGCTGGGCCGCATCACCTTCGGCTACACCTATGACCGGACGCCGGTCACCGTGGCGGACCTGGGCGTGCAGGGCGCGCTGACGCTGCTGCTGAAGGACGCGATCAAGCCGAACCTCGTCCAGACCATCGCGGGCACTCCCGCACTGGTCCATGGCGGGCCGTTCGCGAACATTGCCCACGGCTGCAACTCGCTGATCGCCACGCAGACCGCCCGCCGGCTTGCCGACATCGTGGTGACGGAGGCGGGGTTCGGGGCCGACCTCGGCGCGGAAAAATTCATGGACATCAAGGCGCGCATCGCTGATGTGGCGCCGGCCGCCGTCGTGGTGGTGGCGACCGTTCGCGCACTCAAGATGCAAGGCGGGGTTCACAAGGACCGGCTGAAGGAGGCGAATGTCGAGGCCTTGGCCGCGGGCGTGGTGAACTTGCGCCGGCATGTCCGTAATGTGGAGCGGTTCGGCGTGACGCCGGTGGTGGCGATCAACAAATTCCCCGCGGATACCTTGGAGGAGCTTAACTGGCTGCTCGGCTGGTGCGCCGGCGAGGGCATCCAGGCTGCGGTGGCTGACATCTGGGGAAAGGGCGGGGGCGGCGACGGCGGCGATGAGTTGGCTGCCAAGGTTGCCGCTGCGGTGAGCGGACCGTCGTCGTTCCGGCATCTCTACCCGCTGGGCATGTCTGTGGAGGACAAGATCCGCACCATCGTCCAGGAAATCTACGGCGCCGACGGCGTGGACTTTTCCGTGCCCGCACTGCGCCGGCTGGCAGACATCGAGAAAAATGGCTGGTCCGGGCTGCCAGTCTGCATGGCAAAGACGCAATACTCATTCACGGACGACGCCTCTCGGCTGGGGGCTCCCAAGGGCTTCACCATCCATGTCCGCGACCTCATCCCCAAGACCGGCGCCGGCTTCATCGTGGCCCTGACCGGAGCGGTGATGACCATGCCAGGCCTTCCGGCCGTCCCCGCGGCAATGCGCATGGACGTGGACGACGACGGCAACCCCATCGGCCTCTTCTAG
- the mshA gene encoding D-inositol-3-phosphate glycosyltransferase, producing the protein MSVIKRVALLSLHTSPMEQPGSGDAGGMNVYIRGLASALAETGIEVEIFTRSTATGQPAVEHPDPGVCVHNVLAGPPRKLPKEELPELLHSMVAEIERIRAQQPHGRYDLIHSHYWVSGVAGLELSGLWNIPLVHTMHTMAKVKNLLLTSGEQPEPRRREDGEHRIVDGATRLIANTTAEAAELVSHYGADFDHIDVAPPGVDLSVYTPAFRTRARTEHGISPGTFHLLFAGRIQRLKGPQILLKAAALLRQRRPDIDLKLTILGALSGAKDFNLKTLISSAGLDDAVTHHPPVGAPELATWYRSADVVVMPSYSESFGLVALEAQACGTPVVATRVGGLARAVSHGRTGLLVDGHRASDWADALEALHDDPATRHHMGAAAAIHAANSGWQRTAAITLDSYHAAVDEYASSHPMAAIYGSRLTG; encoded by the coding sequence GTGTCTGTGATCAAACGTGTGGCCCTCCTATCGCTGCACACCTCCCCCATGGAACAGCCCGGTTCAGGGGATGCGGGCGGCATGAACGTCTACATCCGCGGCCTCGCCTCCGCCTTGGCCGAAACCGGCATCGAAGTGGAAATTTTCACCCGCTCCACCGCCACCGGCCAGCCCGCCGTCGAGCACCCCGACCCCGGCGTCTGCGTCCACAACGTCCTCGCCGGGCCGCCCCGCAAACTTCCCAAGGAAGAACTCCCCGAACTGCTGCACAGCATGGTCGCCGAAATCGAACGCATCCGCGCCCAGCAGCCCCACGGCCGCTACGACCTCATCCACTCCCACTACTGGGTCTCTGGCGTCGCCGGCCTCGAACTCTCAGGCCTCTGGAACATCCCCCTCGTGCACACCATGCACACCATGGCCAAAGTCAAGAACCTCCTCCTGACCTCCGGCGAACAACCCGAACCCCGCCGCCGCGAAGACGGCGAACACCGCATCGTCGACGGCGCCACCCGCCTGATCGCCAACACCACGGCCGAAGCCGCCGAACTCGTCTCCCACTACGGCGCCGACTTCGACCACATCGACGTCGCACCGCCCGGCGTCGACCTCTCCGTCTACACCCCCGCGTTCCGCACCCGAGCGCGGACTGAACACGGCATCAGCCCCGGCACCTTCCACCTGCTCTTCGCCGGCCGGATCCAACGCCTCAAAGGCCCGCAGATCCTGCTCAAGGCCGCTGCTCTCCTCCGCCAACGCCGCCCCGACATCGACCTCAAACTGACCATCCTTGGTGCGCTCAGCGGCGCCAAGGATTTCAACCTCAAAACCCTCATCAGCTCCGCCGGGCTGGACGACGCCGTCACCCACCACCCGCCGGTCGGCGCACCGGAACTGGCCACCTGGTACCGCTCGGCCGACGTCGTCGTCATGCCCTCCTACAGTGAATCCTTCGGCCTCGTGGCGCTGGAAGCCCAGGCCTGCGGCACCCCCGTGGTCGCCACCCGCGTCGGCGGACTCGCCCGCGCGGTCAGCCACGGCCGCACCGGGCTTCTGGTGGACGGCCACCGGGCATCAGACTGGGCCGACGCCCTTGAAGCCCTCCACGACGACCCCGCCACCCGCCACCACATGGGCGCTGCCGCTGCCATCCACGCGGCAAACTCCGGCTGGCAACGCACCGCCGCCATCACCCTCGACAGCTACCACGCCGCCGTCGACGAATATGCCTCCAGCCATCCCATGGCCGCCATCTACGGGTCACGGCTCACCGGGTAA